The proteins below come from a single Iocasia fonsfrigidae genomic window:
- a CDS encoding ferritin-like domain-containing protein yields MNLKFDNEVKMGVTKGSAVEEAVNMNFTGETEEVGLYLAMARQAQREGYPEVAEVLKRIAWEEAEHASHFAELNGKISSSTKKNIEDMLKGEQGANKGKKGTADKAAELGIEQAVAYFHESSRDEARHAQMLQGILDRYFV; encoded by the coding sequence ATGAATTTGAAATTTGACAATGAGGTAAAGATGGGAGTTACAAAAGGAAGTGCTGTTGAAGAGGCTGTAAATATGAACTTTACCGGTGAAACTGAAGAGGTAGGACTATATCTGGCTATGGCACGTCAGGCCCAGCGTGAGGGATATCCAGAGGTTGCAGAGGTATTAAAAAGAATTGCCTGGGAAGAGGCTGAACATGCCTCACATTTTGCCGAATTAAACGGCAAAATATCTAGCAGCACCAAGAAGAATATTGAAGATATGCTAAAAGGAGAGCAAGGGGCTAATAAAGGCAAAAAAGGAACAGCAGATAAAGCAGCTGAACTGGGCATAGAACAAGCAGTCGCTTATTTCCATGAATCATCCCGCGATGAAGCCCGCCATGCCCAGATGTTACAGGGCATCCTTGACAGATATTTTGTTTGA
- a CDS encoding response regulator transcription factor — protein MARKILVVDDEEKIRRVSRAFLENEGYQVRTAADGLAALKMVAEYKPDLLVLDLMLPGISGEEVCQRIRNSYNLPIIMLTAKGTEADKIKGFQYGADDYLVKPFSLKELTMRIRAVLRRGSSDLPRADVLVYNNGLIRIYPEKMIVEQEGETVDLTKTEFDIFYFLASNPGRVFNRDKIAERVMGIEFTGFDRTIDVHIKNIRKKLKLKRGQLIETVYGAGYKFRDDLNE, from the coding sequence ATGGCCAGGAAAATATTAGTGGTTGATGATGAAGAGAAGATACGTAGAGTTAGCAGGGCATTTTTAGAAAATGAAGGATATCAGGTCAGGACTGCTGCTGATGGTTTGGCTGCCCTGAAGATGGTTGCTGAATATAAGCCAGATCTCCTTGTGCTTGATTTAATGCTGCCTGGTATTAGTGGTGAAGAGGTCTGTCAGAGGATAAGAAACAGCTATAATTTGCCGATAATAATGCTAACTGCTAAAGGGACAGAGGCTGATAAGATTAAGGGGTTTCAATATGGTGCTGATGATTACCTGGTAAAACCCTTTAGTCTTAAGGAACTGACTATGAGGATTAGGGCGGTTTTGCGCCGTGGTAGTAGTGATCTCCCAAGGGCTGATGTCCTGGTTTATAATAATGGTTTGATAAGAATCTATCCAGAAAAGATGATAGTTGAACAGGAAGGGGAAACAGTTGATTTAACTAAAACAGAGTTTGATATTTTCTATTTTTTAGCCAGTAATCCCGGTCGTGTCTTTAATAGGGATAAGATAGCTGAAAGGGTAATGGGAATAGAATTTACAGGGTTTGATAGGACCATAGATGTCCATATAAAGAATATCAGGAAGAAACTAAAGTTAAAACGAGGCCAACTTATTGAGACAGTTTACGGTGCTGGCTATAAGTTCAGGGATGATTTAAATGAGTAA
- a CDS encoding sensor histidine kinase, with product MSKLGFKIFLIILLIALGGLLFTSLYLNISINRNFTNYLYQDRKEKIEQLIGLLKDSYQAEHNWLQGRLLTANFAKTNDLSLILEDRVGNILYHYDNHMMGPGMMQQHGMMNRRRTPIDDSRFPAEIFKIEINGNRVGTLYWYRDREYSNLSEAASFFIKKINAGILIAGILVALITIVISLFFSRYLTTPLLKMNRIAQRVAEGDFNHHLIVKGNDELAELGNSINEMTDKLNYLERIRRESTADLAHELRTPLTTIKNYLEAVTAGVWQFNNETAAEIEEELDRLVRLVNRLGELSEAEKGVVKGKLKPIDLSEIFPELLEHFRPLAVNRGIDLVLKEAAENCFIKGNRDSIETIANNLLSNALKYTLPGGRVEMRLAKTDTQVCLSVTDTGLGISAEDLPYIFERFYRTDRSRSSKTGGTGIGLTITKELVRGMDGEIKALSEGENKGSTFTIIFPLITK from the coding sequence ATGAGTAAACTGGGTTTTAAAATATTTTTAATAATATTACTAATAGCTCTAGGTGGTCTTCTTTTTACCAGCCTTTATTTAAACATTAGCATTAACCGTAATTTTACTAATTACCTGTACCAGGATAGGAAAGAAAAAATTGAACAGTTAATTGGATTATTGAAAGATAGTTATCAGGCAGAGCATAACTGGTTACAGGGACGCTTGCTAACAGCCAATTTTGCTAAAACAAATGACCTTTCTTTAATCCTGGAAGACAGGGTAGGTAATATACTATATCATTATGATAATCATATGATGGGACCAGGTATGATGCAGCAGCATGGTATGATGAATAGAAGAAGGACTCCTATTGACGACAGTCGTTTCCCCGCGGAGATATTTAAAATAGAGATTAATGGGAATAGAGTAGGGACACTCTACTGGTACCGGGATAGAGAGTATAGTAATTTATCAGAAGCAGCCAGTTTCTTTATTAAGAAGATTAATGCTGGTATCCTGATAGCGGGAATACTGGTAGCCCTGATTACGATTGTTATTAGTCTATTTTTTTCCCGTTACTTGACTACTCCCTTGCTAAAGATGAATAGGATAGCCCAGCGAGTCGCTGAAGGTGATTTTAATCATCATCTTATTGTTAAAGGAAATGATGAGCTGGCTGAACTGGGTAATTCGATAAATGAAATGACAGACAAACTAAACTACCTGGAAAGGATAAGGCGGGAGTCTACAGCTGACCTGGCTCATGAGCTGAGAACCCCCTTAACTACTATTAAGAATTACCTAGAGGCAGTTACAGCAGGGGTCTGGCAGTTTAATAATGAAACCGCTGCCGAGATAGAGGAGGAATTAGATAGACTGGTCAGGCTAGTTAATCGTCTGGGGGAATTATCGGAGGCGGAAAAAGGTGTTGTTAAAGGAAAATTGAAGCCTATTGATTTATCAGAAATTTTTCCAGAACTGCTTGAACATTTCAGGCCGCTGGCAGTCAATAGGGGTATAGATTTAGTCCTTAAAGAGGCTGCAGAAAACTGTTTTATTAAAGGTAATAGGGACAGTATTGAGACAATTGCAAATAACCTCCTTTCTAATGCTTTAAAATATACCCTGCCTGGGGGAAGGGTTGAGATGAGACTAGCTAAGACTGATACTCAGGTCTGTTTATCTGTAACCGATACTGGTCTAGGGATTTCTGCTGAGGATTTACCTTATATATTTGAAAGGTTTTATAGGACTGACAGGTCGCGCTCCAGTAAAACGGGTGGTACTGGTATAGGACTGACCATAACTAAAGAGCTTGTCAGGGGTATGGATGGGGAGATTAAAGCATTAAGTGAGGGGGAAAATAAAGGTAGTACCTTTACAATTATCTTTCCATTAATAACAAAGTGA
- a CDS encoding Spy/CpxP family protein refolding chaperone — protein MRKKILITALMALILALGVSSYSLAYGGGPAFRPGGGFMHYGMHHGPGYQDRNPLDLTEEQQTQLRELQDEHFSQMEDNHQELFDLNNQLREAVFAGGEELISGLKDKIGSLENELTDLRVDYWRGLQDILTEEQLLEMEEWFNKGRGFRGRGMGMGLYDNAYGICPYIY, from the coding sequence GTGAGAAAGAAAATATTAATTACTGCTTTAATGGCATTGATATTGGCACTGGGAGTATCCAGTTATAGTCTGGCCTATGGAGGAGGTCCAGCGTTTAGGCCGGGGGGCGGCTTTATGCATTATGGTATGCATCATGGGCCAGGATATCAAGATAGGAACCCTCTTGATTTGACTGAAGAACAGCAGACTCAGTTGAGAGAGCTGCAGGATGAACATTTTTCTCAAATGGAAGATAATCATCAGGAATTATTCGACCTTAATAATCAATTAAGGGAAGCTGTTTTTGCTGGTGGTGAGGAATTAATCAGTGGGCTTAAAGATAAGATTGGTTCCCTGGAAAATGAATTAACTGACCTAAGAGTTGATTACTGGAGAGGCCTACAGGATATTCTGACTGAAGAGCAACTACTGGAGATGGAAGAATGGTTTAATAAAGGAAGAGGATTTAGAGGTCGTGGAATGGGAATGGGGCTGTATGATAATGCCTATGGAATATGTCCATATATCTATTGA
- a CDS encoding phenylacetate--CoA ligase family protein, producing MVWNEKFECMPREELSRWQGEKLHEMVERVYHNVPFYRQKMQELNVIPEDIQGVEDLKKLPFTTKQDLRDNYPYGLFAVPASEIVRVHASSGTTGKPTVVGYTRRDLTVWSEVVARTLTCAGIGKNDYIQVAYGYGLFTGGLGVHYGSEKVGATVIPISGGNTKKQLQLMHDFGSTALACTPSYALYLAEAMEEKGIDPAELKLKTGIFGAEPWTDNMRKTIEERLQVQAIDIYGLSEIIGPGVASECQKQNGLHINEDHFIPEIIDPATLEVLGEGEKGELVFTTVTKEGLPLLRYRTHDLTRLHYDQCACGRTLVRMEKCLGRSDDMLIIRGVNVFPSQIESVLLEMSETKPHYLLIVERKNNLDVLEVWVEVEDQFFSDEIKKLEKLSEKIKDNLQSTLGLSAKIKLVEPKTLERSEGKSQRVIDKRELS from the coding sequence ATGGTCTGGAATGAAAAATTTGAATGTATGCCGCGTGAGGAATTAAGTAGGTGGCAGGGAGAGAAATTGCATGAAATGGTAGAAAGGGTCTATCATAATGTGCCTTTTTACCGCCAGAAAATGCAGGAGTTAAATGTAATACCTGAAGATATTCAGGGAGTAGAGGACCTTAAAAAATTACCTTTTACCACTAAACAGGATTTAAGGGATAACTATCCCTATGGTCTTTTTGCTGTACCGGCAAGTGAGATTGTCAGGGTGCATGCCTCTTCAGGGACTACTGGTAAGCCAACAGTCGTTGGTTATACCAGACGTGACCTGACAGTATGGTCTGAGGTAGTAGCCAGGACCTTAACCTGTGCTGGTATCGGTAAAAATGATTATATCCAGGTAGCCTACGGTTATGGTCTCTTTACAGGTGGTTTAGGGGTTCATTACGGTAGTGAAAAAGTAGGTGCTACTGTAATTCCTATTTCAGGTGGTAATACCAAAAAACAGCTGCAGTTAATGCATGATTTCGGCAGTACAGCCCTGGCTTGTACCCCTTCTTATGCCCTCTATCTTGCTGAGGCAATGGAAGAAAAGGGAATAGACCCTGCTGAACTAAAATTGAAGACAGGGATCTTTGGGGCTGAACCCTGGACAGATAATATGAGAAAGACTATAGAAGAAAGATTACAGGTACAGGCTATCGATATCTATGGTTTGAGTGAGATAATCGGTCCTGGTGTTGCCAGTGAGTGTCAAAAGCAGAATGGTCTGCATATTAATGAAGACCACTTCATACCTGAAATTATAGATCCAGCTACTTTAGAAGTTCTGGGAGAAGGGGAGAAAGGTGAATTAGTTTTTACTACAGTAACTAAAGAAGGCCTGCCTTTACTACGGTATCGCACACATGACCTTACAAGGTTACATTATGATCAGTGTGCCTGTGGTAGAACCCTGGTAAGGATGGAGAAATGTCTGGGTAGGAGTGATGATATGCTGATTATCAGAGGGGTTAATGTCTTCCCTTCCCAGATTGAAAGTGTCCTCCTGGAAATGAGTGAAACAAAACCACATTATCTCTTAATTGTTGAACGCAAAAATAACCTGGATGTACTGGAGGTATGGGTTGAGGTTGAGGACCAATTTTTCTCAGATGAGATTAAAAAACTTGAAAAACTGAGTGAGAAAATAAAAGATAATCTGCAGAGTACTCTGGGCCTGTCAGCCAAAATCAAATTGGTCGAGCCCAAAACCCTGGAGCGAAGTGAAGGCAAGTCACAGAGGGTTATTGATAAAAGAGAATTATCTTAA
- a CDS encoding ACT domain-containing protein has product MFIKQLSVFLENKSGRLTELTDILGKEGINMSALSIAETSEFGIIRVVTSDPEKALKVLKENHFSVNLTDVICLAAPNEPGALARALKVLSNKGISVEYMYAFSTGDKALVVIRTEKLAETVEALKEHKMELLKASELYEI; this is encoded by the coding sequence TTGTTTATTAAACAACTATCTGTTTTTCTGGAAAATAAATCAGGGCGGCTGACGGAATTGACTGATATTTTAGGTAAGGAAGGAATTAATATGTCAGCTTTGAGTATTGCTGAGACTTCTGAGTTTGGGATAATCAGGGTAGTAACATCTGACCCGGAGAAAGCCCTGAAGGTCTTAAAAGAAAATCATTTTTCTGTTAATCTGACTGATGTAATTTGCCTGGCTGCACCTAATGAACCTGGTGCCCTGGCCAGAGCTCTAAAGGTATTATCAAACAAGGGTATTAGTGTTGAGTATATGTATGCCTTTTCAACTGGTGACAAGGCCCTGGTAGTTATTCGAACAGAAAAACTGGCCGAGACTGTAGAAGCCTTAAAAGAACATAAGATGGAACTCCTTAAGGCCAGTGAGTTATATGAAATATAA